A region from the Aricia agestis chromosome 12, ilAriAges1.1, whole genome shotgun sequence genome encodes:
- the LOC121732212 gene encoding sorting nexin-8-like, translating into MSYNIDEVTFEDLEATDVISVELVPERKGLILKHCEYYVSSRRHGTTVTRRYNDFALLYDVLYAKYPYRAVCSLPPKRVVVGGGSPMFLQRRRAALQRWLTIVARHPVLAHDADLRTFLCETSPKLDKPKHDEFVLAGTQDNMQNDITTEEMQNLFATEQEQLRLAHLGLGRLFKIFEKVEGRCEAERADIRELGAALHALSAPADADNARWTTLKDALKSAADLTSDMGDHERDTDEGMERMLIALDAVGGHRRLCGRLQRGLHAERAAAAAAAPPTPAARTLQHRHRYALRAALQEGRVARAYALSALEALPELLRTQSAAHARVAALWADLHTVLRHPHSKPYAK; encoded by the exons ATGTCATACAATATAGACGAGGTCACATTTGAAGATCTAGAGGCAACTGATGTTATAAGTGTGGAACTTGTGCCCGAACGCAAGGGTTTGATACTGAAACACTGTGAATATTATGTGAGTTCTCGTCGACACGGTACAACAGTTACAAGAAGATATAATGACTTTGCCCTTCTGTATGATGTGCTGTATGCTAAATATCCATATAG GGCCGTATGCAGCCTACCACCGAAAAGGGTGGTGGTAGGAGGTGGGAGTCCCATGTTTCTGCAGCGGCGTCGAGCAGCTCTTCAGCGATGGCTGACGATAGTTGCTCGCCACCCTGTACTAGCCCATGATGCCGACCTACGTACATTCTTGTGCGAAACCTCCCCAAAGTTGGACAAGCCCAAGCATGATGAGTTTGTTTTAGCTGGCACACAAGATAATATGCAG AATGACATTACGACAGAAGAAATGCAGAATTTGTTTGCAACTGAGCAGGAGCAGCTACGCTTAGCGCATCTAGGATTAGGGagacttttcaaaatatttgagAAAG TGGAGGGCCGATGCGAGGCGGAACGGGCAGACATTCGGGAGTTGGGCGCGGCACTGCATGCGTTGTCTGCGCCGGCTGACGCGGACAACGCCAGGTGGACAACACTCAAAGACGCTCTTAAGTCTGCGGCAGA TCTAACATCAGACATGGGCGACCACGAGCGGGACACAGACGAGGGCATGGAGCGGATGTTGATAGCTTTGGACGCGGTGGGCGGTCACCGGCGGTTGTGCGGGCGGCTGCAGCGTGGGCTGCACGCCGAGcgtgccgccgccgccgcagccGCCCCGCCCACTCCCGCCGCGCGCACGCTGCAACACAGACACAGATACGCGCTGCGAGCTGCGTTACAG GAGGGGAGGGTGGCGCGCGCGTACGCGTTATCCGCGTTGGAGGCGTTACCCGAGCTGCTGCGTACGCAGTCGGCGGCGCACGCGCGCGTCGCGGCGCTGTGGGCGGATCTACACACAGTCCTGCGACACCCACACTCTAAACCGTACGCCAAGTGA